A single region of the Psychrobacter alimentarius genome encodes:
- the thiS gene encoding sulfur carrier protein ThiS has translation MSNISVNGKHLQTTHQTVQLVINELGLSQGRYAVEVDGELIPKSELTQLHIVEGMNIEVVQAVGGG, from the coding sequence ATGAGTAATATCAGTGTGAATGGCAAACACTTACAAACCACGCATCAGACCGTGCAATTGGTCATTAACGAGCTTGGATTAAGTCAAGGCCGTTATGCGGTAGAAGTCGATGGTGAGCTTATTCCTAAAAGCGAGCTGACCCAATTACATATCGTTGAAGGTATGAATATCGAAGTCGTCCAAGCAGTCGGTGGTGGCTAA
- the crcB gene encoding fluoride efflux transporter CrcB encodes MQWLAIGLGAAFGACLRAWLSRFNALHNWIPLGTLSANILGGLLIGLALVWFERMGSGLPPNVKLFIVTGFLGGLTTFSTFSAETFALINDGRLLSGLMLIGLHVGLTLLATALGFYFFKCVL; translated from the coding sequence ATGCAGTGGCTCGCTATTGGTTTGGGAGCAGCATTTGGTGCTTGTTTGCGGGCGTGGTTGTCGCGCTTTAATGCGCTACACAATTGGATACCACTTGGCACTTTGAGCGCTAATATCTTGGGTGGACTGCTGATAGGACTGGCATTGGTGTGGTTTGAGCGTATGGGAAGTGGTCTGCCTCCCAACGTCAAACTGTTTATTGTCACCGGGTTTTTGGGTGGATTAACCACGTTTAGTACGTTTAGTGCTGAGACCTTTGCTTTGATAAATGATGGTCGTCTATTATCAGGTTTGATGTTAATAGGTCTGCACGTTGGACTGACGTTACTGGCAACCGCGCTTGGCTTTTATTTCTTTAAGTGCGTACTTTGA
- the tsaD gene encoding tRNA (adenosine(37)-N6)-threonylcarbamoyltransferase complex transferase subunit TsaD, translating to MKVLGLETSCDETGLAIFDSEQMDSDNQGLLGQVLYSQIELHALYGGVVPELASRDHIRKLVPLLNELLAQCNISKNEIDAIAYTKGPGLIGALMTGALFGRSLAYGLDIPAIGIHHMEGHLLAPLMGANPPAFPFVSLLVSGGHTLLIAAHGVGRYEILGESIDDAAGECFDKAAKMLGLPYPGGPNIAKLAETGNPNAYDLPRPMLHRGLDFSFSGMKTAVHNLIKDTPLSGGSGNGSDSDPQVRADIAASFQYAVVDTLVKKCVKALKQADMSRLVIAGGVSANTHLRETLEAELTKIHATVHYAPPALCTDNGAMIAYAGYERLQAGQSDDLAVSCVPRWPMTELPAV from the coding sequence ATGAAGGTATTGGGGTTAGAAACATCGTGTGATGAGACGGGACTTGCGATTTTTGATAGTGAGCAAATGGATAGTGATAATCAAGGTTTGCTCGGTCAAGTGTTGTATTCGCAAATAGAGCTGCATGCGCTTTATGGTGGTGTGGTGCCTGAGCTTGCCAGTCGTGATCACATACGTAAGCTTGTGCCTTTATTAAATGAGTTGTTAGCACAATGCAACATTAGTAAAAATGAGATTGATGCGATTGCCTATACCAAAGGACCGGGACTGATTGGGGCTTTGATGACGGGTGCGTTATTTGGACGTAGCTTGGCGTATGGCTTAGATATTCCAGCGATTGGTATTCACCATATGGAGGGGCACTTGCTTGCACCGCTGATGGGCGCCAATCCGCCAGCATTTCCTTTTGTGTCGTTATTGGTGTCGGGCGGCCATACTTTGCTGATAGCTGCTCATGGTGTGGGTCGCTATGAGATATTAGGCGAATCGATAGATGATGCTGCAGGGGAGTGCTTTGATAAAGCCGCCAAGATGCTTGGCTTGCCGTACCCAGGTGGCCCCAATATCGCCAAATTGGCCGAAACTGGCAATCCAAATGCCTACGACTTACCGCGTCCCATGTTACATCGCGGCTTGGATTTTTCTTTTAGTGGTATGAAAACAGCGGTACATAATCTGATTAAAGATACGCCACTCTCAGGCGGCTCAGGAAACGGCTCTGATAGCGACCCACAAGTTCGTGCCGATATTGCTGCCAGCTTTCAATATGCCGTGGTCGATACCTTGGTAAAAAAATGCGTCAAAGCTCTTAAGCAAGCAGATATGAGCCGATTGGTGATTGCCGGCGGTGTCAGTGCCAATACTCATTTGCGTGAGACGTTAGAAGCTGAGCTGACCAAGATACATGCAACGGTCCATTATGCGCCGCCTGCTTTATGTACTGATAATGGCGCGATGATTGCTTATGCTGGTTACGAGCGCCTACAAGCTGGGCAGTCAGATGATTTGGCGGTCAGCTGTGTGCCTCGTTGGCCAATGACCGAGCTACCGGCCGTATAG
- a CDS encoding LysR family transcriptional regulator: MLELRHLNTLTALRAHGSLAAAADELHVTASAVSHQLKELENYYDISLVNRRTRPLTFTPAGKMVLALADSIMPQVTRTKSNLKRLAHGQAGRLRLASECHSCFDWLMPVLNHYRREWSDVELDFATGFEPEPHHLLMEGDIDLLITTSDLPIEGISYQPLFEYESRLVLSPTHDLAAQDHINPEDLVDEILIAYPVEAKRLDIIAKFMTPAQASFKSIRTTELTAMLIQLVASERGVAALPDWVVAEYEKKGWVVSRKLGDGVRCQLYAATRTASQDIAYMQGFASLLAGIVKPV; encoded by the coding sequence ATGTTAGAGCTCCGCCATCTCAATACTTTAACAGCGCTACGAGCACACGGCTCGCTTGCTGCGGCCGCCGATGAGTTACACGTGACCGCTTCTGCTGTCTCACACCAACTAAAAGAGCTAGAGAATTATTACGACATCAGCCTAGTCAACCGTCGTACCCGCCCGCTCACTTTTACACCCGCAGGCAAAATGGTGTTGGCACTGGCAGACAGTATCATGCCGCAAGTGACCCGCACCAAATCCAATCTGAAACGCTTAGCGCATGGTCAAGCAGGCAGATTGCGCCTCGCGTCTGAGTGTCACAGTTGTTTTGACTGGCTCATGCCAGTACTCAATCATTATCGCCGCGAATGGTCAGATGTAGAGCTAGATTTTGCGACTGGCTTTGAGCCTGAGCCGCATCACTTATTGATGGAGGGGGATATTGATTTGCTGATTACCACCAGTGACTTGCCAATAGAAGGTATCAGCTATCAACCCCTGTTTGAGTATGAAAGTCGCTTGGTACTCTCACCCACCCATGATCTGGCAGCACAAGACCATATTAACCCTGAAGATTTGGTGGACGAGATATTGATTGCGTATCCAGTGGAAGCGAAGCGTCTCGATATCATTGCCAAATTTATGACACCCGCGCAAGCAAGCTTTAAGAGTATCCGCACAACAGAATTGACCGCCATGCTTATCCAATTGGTTGCGAGTGAACGCGGTGTGGCTGCCCTGCCCGATTGGGTGGTGGCCGAATATGAGAAAAAAGGCTGGGTGGTCTCACGAAAACTGGGCGATGGTGTGCGTTGCCAGCTTTATGCCGCCACGCGTACCGCCAGTCAGGATATTGCCTATATGCAAGGATTTGCCAGTTTATTGGCAGGAATCGTAAAACCAGTTTAA
- the rpsU gene encoding 30S ribosomal protein S21 translates to MPAVKVKENEPVDIAIRRFKRACEKAGVLSDVRKREFYEKPTQVRKRKKAAAVKRYKKKLQRETIRTTRMY, encoded by the coding sequence ATGCCTGCAGTTAAGGTTAAAGAAAACGAACCAGTTGATATTGCTATCCGTCGTTTCAAGCGTGCTTGTGAAAAAGCTGGCGTATTATCAGACGTACGTAAGCGTGAGTTTTATGAAAAACCAACGCAAGTACGTAAGCGTAAAAAAGCAGCTGCTGTAAAGCGTTATAAGAAAAAGTTACAACGCGAAACTATTCGTACCACTCGTATGTACTAA
- a CDS encoding DUF4926 domain-containing protein, translating into MLNINDVIKVSKDIQENIKEGDVGTIVHIFGMTPPVYEIEFSDDQGRTIETVPLKEEDMSLYWVASTETYIE; encoded by the coding sequence ATGTTGAATATAAACGATGTTATTAAGGTATCAAAAGATATTCAAGAGAATATCAAAGAGGGTGATGTGGGAACTATAGTACATATCTTTGGTATGACTCCTCCCGTATATGAAATTGAATTTTCTGATGATCAGGGTCGTACAATTGAAACTGTACCTTTGAAAGAAGAAGACATGAGTCTTTATTGGGTTGCTAGCACTGAAACATATATCGAATAG
- the potC gene encoding spermidine/putrescine ABC transporter permease PotC, whose translation MSNNSLHHSPSHTSIKHKRSFKIGSMAAKGYLGLIYALLYLPIIVLVVMSFNKSKIGYNWGGFSLKWYESLFNNQAMLDAFWHSIVLGLVAATVSTLIGTLTALALHRYKFRGKGLLNGLLFVLMMSPEIVLAISLLALFLLIGMQLGFVSLLLAHITFCLPFVVITVFARLSSLDERLMEAARDLGASESTMVRTVLIPVILPAVMAGWLLAFTLSLDDVVVSTFVTGPSYEILPLRIYSMVRVGLKPEVNAIGTLLLAASLVLVIISQLLLRRR comes from the coding sequence ATGTCGAATAACTCATTACACCACTCGCCTAGTCACACATCTATCAAACACAAACGCTCGTTCAAGATCGGTAGTATGGCGGCAAAAGGCTATCTAGGACTGATTTACGCGTTATTGTATTTACCCATCATTGTCTTAGTGGTGATGTCATTCAATAAGTCAAAAATTGGCTATAACTGGGGCGGGTTTAGCTTAAAGTGGTATGAGTCGCTCTTTAACAATCAAGCCATGCTTGACGCTTTTTGGCACTCTATTGTGCTCGGATTGGTTGCTGCCACTGTTTCAACCTTGATTGGAACCTTAACCGCGCTTGCTCTGCATCGGTACAAATTTCGTGGTAAAGGCTTACTTAATGGCCTGCTGTTTGTGTTAATGATGTCGCCTGAGATTGTCCTTGCCATCTCCTTATTGGCACTATTTTTATTAATTGGTATGCAGTTGGGCTTTGTCTCACTACTGCTGGCGCACATCACGTTTTGCTTGCCTTTCGTGGTTATCACAGTCTTTGCTCGTTTAAGCAGTTTGGATGAGCGTCTGATGGAAGCAGCACGCGATTTGGGCGCTAGTGAGTCAACGATGGTACGTACTGTACTGATTCCGGTTATTCTACCAGCCGTCATGGCCGGTTGGTTGCTTGCCTTTACTTTATCATTAGATGATGTGGTGGTGTCGACCTTTGTCACAGGCCCTAGCTATGAGATTTTACCCCTACGTATTTACTCGATGGTACGCGTGGGTCTCAAACCAGAAGTCAACGCTATCGGAACGCTGCTGCTTGCTGCTTCTTTAGTGCTGGTCATTATCTCACAGCTATTGTTACGTCGACGCTAA
- the hpf gene encoding ribosome hibernation-promoting factor, HPF/YfiA family, which produces MNVSISGHHISVTEAMDTAVREKLVKVERHFDQIQSIQVILSLDNSGASDGGQKSHKAEAIMRVSGQEMFVQACEDDMYKAINEMADKLDRQVRKYKTRQERKKTQGAGRDHRYEDLTVADAEPAV; this is translated from the coding sequence ATGAATGTTTCTATCAGTGGTCACCATATCAGTGTTACCGAAGCTATGGACACAGCGGTTCGCGAAAAGCTTGTAAAAGTTGAACGACACTTTGATCAGATACAAAGTATTCAAGTGATCTTATCTTTAGACAATAGCGGCGCGAGTGATGGCGGTCAAAAAAGCCATAAAGCTGAAGCGATTATGCGAGTCTCAGGTCAAGAAATGTTTGTACAAGCCTGTGAAGATGATATGTACAAAGCTATTAACGAAATGGCCGACAAACTTGATAGACAGGTGCGTAAGTATAAAACGCGTCAAGAACGTAAGAAGACTCAGGGAGCAGGGCGCGATCATCGTTATGAAGACTTGACCGTTGCTGATGCTGAACCAGCCGTCTGA
- a CDS encoding DUF423 domain-containing protein — protein MINWIGVAAINMAIAVALGAFGAHGLKSLVSAQQLEWWHTATLYLFVHALGLLLVGLLIQLKYISHTTAWLLQIGVIIFAGSLYAMTLGAPRWFGAITPIGGILMIAGWLWLAVSAFRLGHASS, from the coding sequence ATGATAAATTGGATAGGTGTTGCTGCAATCAATATGGCGATAGCAGTCGCTCTAGGCGCCTTTGGCGCTCACGGTTTAAAAAGCTTGGTCAGTGCTCAGCAGCTTGAATGGTGGCATACGGCAACCTTATATCTATTTGTCCATGCACTTGGTTTGCTACTCGTGGGTTTATTGATTCAATTAAAATATATCTCTCATACCACAGCGTGGTTATTACAGATTGGCGTTATTATATTTGCTGGTAGTTTGTATGCCATGACGCTGGGTGCGCCGCGCTGGTTTGGTGCCATCACCCCTATCGGTGGTATTTTGATGATTGCAGGTTGGCTATGGCTTGCCGTATCGGCTTTTCGTTTGGGTCACGCCAGCAGTTAA
- a CDS encoding c-type cytochrome, which yields MRQKSGTHILTLSAVGISALLLLSACSSDSGNDGSNQPAEDSTAVSDSVATAEVTEAAPTDEPDTATPAAESAVKPVVEEAAGQAVSAGPEMLAADAGKTLYESNCKVCHDAGLLNAPKYGDKMAWSTRLTKDKETLYMHSAKGFNKMPAQAVNGVTDAQVKAAVDYMLASVS from the coding sequence ATGAGACAGAAATCGGGTACACACATACTTACTTTATCTGCTGTCGGTATAAGCGCGCTACTGCTACTTAGTGCCTGTAGCAGTGATAGTGGTAATGACGGTAGTAATCAGCCTGCTGAAGACTCGACCGCGGTGAGTGACTCTGTCGCTACCGCTGAGGTGACAGAAGCAGCACCGACCGATGAACCCGACACTGCAACACCTGCAGCAGAGTCTGCTGTCAAGCCTGTCGTTGAAGAAGCGGCAGGGCAAGCGGTGTCTGCTGGACCTGAAATGTTGGCTGCAGATGCAGGCAAGACTTTATATGAGTCCAACTGCAAAGTGTGTCATGACGCAGGACTGCTAAATGCACCCAAGTATGGTGACAAGATGGCGTGGTCGACGCGTCTGACCAAGGATAAAGAAACCCTTTATATGCATTCTGCTAAAGGGTTTAATAAAATGCCTGCACAAGCGGTAAACGGTGTCACGGACGCGCAAGTAAAAGCGGCTGTTGATTATATGCTGGCATCGGTCAGCTGA
- the rpoH gene encoding RNA polymerase sigma factor RpoH, which translates to MPTHLSAPGVNLGAYINTVHQIPILTPLQEQELAHRYYDEGDVEAARLLVMSHLRFVIHIARSYSGYGLPQADLIQEGNLGLMKAVKRFDPNKGVRLVSFAVHWIKAEIHEFVIRNWRIVKVATTKAHRKLFFNLRSLKKTNNQLTLEEADAIAADLNVTRKQVLEMESRLTSYDASFEAQSSDDDDGRYAPQLFLEDGIDPAEQLEEEDWEENNSSALIAAMGTLDDRSRDIVEQRWLSEQKSTLHELAAVYSISAERVRQIEKNAMDKIRDAMTIDSVILPEDIQ; encoded by the coding sequence ATGCCGACTCATTTGTCAGCGCCTGGCGTCAACTTGGGTGCTTATATCAATACTGTGCATCAAATCCCAATTTTGACCCCGTTACAAGAACAGGAATTGGCGCATCGCTATTACGATGAAGGTGATGTGGAAGCTGCGCGACTGCTAGTTATGTCGCATTTGCGTTTTGTGATTCATATTGCCCGTAGCTATTCAGGATATGGCTTGCCGCAAGCAGATTTGATTCAAGAAGGCAATTTGGGACTCATGAAGGCGGTCAAGCGCTTTGACCCAAATAAAGGCGTGCGTCTGGTTTCTTTTGCTGTCCATTGGATCAAAGCTGAAATTCATGAATTCGTCATTCGTAACTGGCGCATTGTTAAAGTTGCGACGACCAAAGCGCATCGCAAACTGTTCTTTAACCTTCGTAGCCTCAAAAAAACCAACAACCAACTGACGTTGGAAGAAGCGGACGCGATTGCTGCTGACTTGAATGTCACGCGTAAGCAAGTGCTCGAAATGGAATCTCGTCTCACTTCTTACGATGCATCGTTTGAAGCACAATCGAGTGATGATGACGATGGCCGCTATGCACCGCAGCTGTTCTTAGAAGATGGTATTGATCCTGCTGAACAGTTAGAAGAAGAAGACTGGGAAGAAAACAATTCATCCGCCTTAATAGCAGCGATGGGCACATTGGATGATCGTTCGCGTGATATCGTCGAGCAGCGCTGGCTCTCTGAGCAAAAATCTACTTTGCATGAGTTGGCAGCGGTCTACTCCATCTCGGCAGAGCGGGTACGCCAAATCGAGAAAAACGCCATGGATAAAATTCGTGACGCGATGACCATCGATAGTGTTATCTTGCCAGAAGACATTCAGTAG
- a CDS encoding M48 family metalloprotease: MNFFNTYTITKGLLKTTSPLYNRQKTRLSMAVSSAIRFGVSSVLLVATSANSSDINNVISNNDMSNSGNNQASSFAYNSWSTTDPKELSLPSLRGQGLSFDEQYQNKLLGEWSLRKANSQIKMEHDPWIQETVKDMTWRLNAQARQQAPMAVVIIDSPSINAFAAPGGVIGLNTGTILSAKSMDELASVVAHEVAHISQHHYESGADERRKAILMQLGGMLAAIAASAVDGDAAAAVMMGSQTATMNSSMAFSRSNEREADRVGMQIMTQAGYDPRAMPRFFATMNQQSQLNQVENRFLPSFVQSHPLSNERLSEAQSRAQNYPSLSLKQQQRYQTLFDLLYWRVKSTGKHASETELSTAAKNSVGAKLALMHWYGEQQRFQDANELLASINALPAVQRQALEPLLSITQSQILSEQDKWTQAADILESQQRLYPERRDLRLYLAEALTNSNEPMKAQALLKPLTQQEPSDRFAWQSLQLANEKLAKTTTSPELASIATINALRYRSHDQLWSGRYERALTSLTQAKQLAENLQNTPQANSARPLLANINAELKAIKTAKDFEP; the protein is encoded by the coding sequence ATGAATTTTTTCAATACATATACGATTACCAAAGGCTTGCTAAAAACCACATCGCCTTTATACAATCGACAAAAAACCCGTCTGTCTATGGCAGTATCAAGCGCTATCAGGTTTGGTGTGTCCTCAGTATTGTTGGTAGCGACGAGCGCCAATAGTAGCGATATCAATAATGTCATTAGTAATAATGATATGAGTAACAGCGGTAATAACCAAGCATCATCATTTGCTTATAATTCATGGAGCACCACTGACCCAAAAGAGTTAAGTTTACCGAGCTTACGCGGACAGGGCTTGAGCTTCGATGAGCAATATCAAAATAAATTGCTCGGTGAATGGTCACTACGAAAAGCCAATAGTCAAATCAAGATGGAGCACGATCCTTGGATTCAAGAGACGGTAAAAGACATGACGTGGCGTTTGAATGCGCAAGCGCGGCAGCAAGCACCAATGGCTGTGGTGATTATCGATAGTCCAAGTATCAATGCGTTCGCAGCACCAGGCGGGGTCATTGGTCTCAACACAGGGACGATACTGTCCGCCAAAAGTATGGATGAGCTTGCCAGTGTGGTGGCTCATGAGGTCGCTCATATTAGCCAACATCATTATGAGAGTGGGGCAGATGAACGCAGAAAGGCCATACTCATGCAGCTGGGCGGTATGCTGGCTGCTATTGCAGCATCAGCGGTCGATGGTGATGCAGCTGCGGCAGTCATGATGGGCAGTCAAACGGCTACAATGAATAGCAGTATGGCGTTTAGTCGTAGCAATGAGCGTGAAGCCGATCGCGTAGGCATGCAAATCATGACCCAAGCTGGCTATGACCCAAGAGCCATGCCACGGTTTTTTGCCACCATGAATCAACAAAGTCAGCTCAACCAAGTCGAAAATCGGTTTTTACCCAGTTTTGTTCAATCGCATCCGCTCAGTAATGAGCGTTTGAGTGAAGCACAGAGTCGCGCGCAGAATTATCCTTCTTTATCATTGAAACAGCAGCAGCGCTATCAGACCTTGTTTGATTTGCTCTACTGGCGCGTAAAAAGTACGGGTAAGCATGCTTCTGAGACAGAATTAAGTACGGCTGCTAAAAATAGTGTGGGTGCGAAGTTGGCACTAATGCATTGGTATGGTGAACAACAACGCTTTCAAGATGCCAATGAGTTGTTGGCGAGCATCAATGCATTGCCAGCGGTGCAGCGTCAAGCCTTAGAGCCTTTGCTATCCATTACCCAGAGCCAAATTTTAAGTGAACAAGATAAATGGACACAGGCCGCTGACATTTTGGAGAGCCAGCAGCGTTTATATCCTGAGCGTCGTGATTTACGCCTGTATCTCGCAGAAGCGCTGACCAATAGTAATGAACCTATGAAGGCTCAAGCATTACTCAAACCATTGACGCAGCAGGAGCCAAGCGATCGTTTTGCTTGGCAAAGCCTACAGTTGGCCAATGAAAAACTTGCCAAAACCACAACCTCGCCAGAGCTTGCCAGTATCGCGACCATCAACGCGTTACGCTATCGCAGCCATGACCAACTATGGAGCGGTCGCTACGAGCGCGCCCTCACGTCGCTCACACAGGCCAAACAACTGGCGGAGAACTTGCAAAATACGCCTCAAGCCAATAGCGCACGCCCGTTACTCGCCAATATAAATGCCGAGCTCAAAGCCATAAAAACCGCCAAAGACTTTGAGCCTTAG
- a CDS encoding GatB/YqeY domain-containing protein — protein sequence MSQLKQTLSDTIKISMKARELERVKVLRNVQAVIKQIEIDRQTELDDAQVLEVLQKQLKQRQESLTIFTENSRDDLAAKEQFEIDIINEFMPKQMSDDEISALVNAEIAEQGATSMRDMGSVMGVLKNKTAGRADPALISKLVKDALQG from the coding sequence GTGAGCCAACTTAAACAGACGTTATCAGACACCATCAAAATTTCTATGAAAGCTCGTGAGCTTGAGCGTGTTAAAGTTTTGCGCAATGTGCAAGCCGTCATCAAGCAAATTGAGATTGACCGTCAAACAGAGCTTGACGATGCGCAAGTATTAGAAGTGCTACAAAAACAGCTCAAGCAACGTCAAGAGTCGCTGACTATTTTTACAGAAAACAGCCGTGATGATTTGGCAGCCAAAGAGCAGTTTGAGATTGATATCATCAATGAGTTTATGCCAAAACAAATGAGTGATGACGAGATCAGTGCTTTAGTCAATGCCGAAATCGCTGAACAAGGTGCCACATCAATGCGTGATATGGGCAGCGTCATGGGCGTATTGAAGAATAAAACGGCTGGTCGTGCGGATCCAGCTTTGATCTCAAAACTGGTAAAAGACGCACTCCAAGGGTAG
- a CDS encoding sulfurtransferase TusA family protein produces the protein MSTDSQSSITNALPSISLAATLSDADEQKVNGLLALLQAATNTPSHDADVSQQTIVIKRFVDGRGFACPMPLLKTKVGLRDVVNGESLYVVATDANSQADITAFCRQSQQSNTENPLLLTVNKYTNEPPTDGSLTQHFDTIYHFIITKTDSN, from the coding sequence ATGTCCACTGATAGTCAGTCATCCATCACGAACGCTCTACCCTCTATCAGCTTGGCAGCCACTTTGTCTGACGCTGACGAGCAAAAGGTCAATGGCCTACTAGCATTGTTACAGGCAGCGACTAATACGCCAAGCCATGACGCGGACGTAAGCCAACAGACTATCGTTATCAAGCGCTTTGTCGATGGCCGAGGATTTGCCTGTCCGATGCCATTACTAAAGACTAAGGTGGGACTGCGCGATGTTGTAAATGGCGAATCTTTATATGTAGTTGCCACTGATGCCAACTCACAAGCAGACATCACCGCTTTTTGTCGTCAAAGCCAGCAATCGAATACAGAAAACCCGTTATTATTAACTGTGAATAAGTACACTAATGAGCCGCCGACTGATGGCTCTTTAACCCAGCATTTCGATACAATATATCACTTCATCATTACCAAAACTGATAGCAACTAA